In Nocardioides dokdonensis FR1436, the following are encoded in one genomic region:
- a CDS encoding ABC transporter permease produces MALLSFVWTPHDPTLVNSTVRLQTPSADYWLGTDKFGRDVLSRILVGARTTLFVGFVAVGVAAVIGVPLGIVAGMAPRWLGELLMRANDVLLAFPALLLAIMFAAVYGASTLVAMIAIGIATIPAFARLVRSGTLQVMRTEYVLAARAAGRSPFAIGLRHVLPNVTTLITIQASVSFAIAVLAEAALSFLGFGTPPPTPSWGRMLQESQELLFSDPRLAVFPGVAIALAVLGFNLLGDGLRDRFDPKLEDR; encoded by the coding sequence ATGGCGCTGCTGAGCTTCGTCTGGACCCCGCACGACCCGACGCTGGTGAACTCGACCGTCCGGCTGCAGACCCCGTCAGCGGACTACTGGCTCGGCACCGACAAGTTCGGCCGGGACGTCCTGAGCCGGATCCTGGTGGGCGCCCGCACCACGCTGTTCGTCGGCTTCGTCGCGGTCGGGGTCGCCGCGGTCATCGGGGTGCCGCTGGGCATCGTCGCCGGGATGGCGCCACGCTGGCTCGGCGAGCTCCTGATGCGCGCCAACGACGTGCTGCTCGCCTTCCCCGCCCTGCTGCTCGCCATCATGTTCGCCGCCGTGTACGGCGCCAGCACGCTGGTGGCGATGATCGCCATCGGCATCGCGACGATCCCCGCCTTCGCCCGGCTCGTCCGCAGCGGGACCCTGCAGGTGATGCGGACCGAGTACGTGCTCGCGGCCCGCGCGGCCGGCCGCTCGCCGTTCGCGATCGGGCTGCGCCACGTGCTCCCCAACGTCACGACCCTGATCACGATCCAGGCATCGGTCAGCTTCGCGATCGCCGTGCTGGCTGAGGCGGCGCTGTCCTTCCTCGGCTTCGGGACCCCGCCGCCGACCCCGTCGTGGGGCCGGATGCTCCAGGAGAGCCAGGAGCTGCTCTTCTCCGACCCACGCCTGGCCGTGTTCCCCGGGGTGGCGATCGCGCTCGCGGTGCTCGGCTTCAACCTGCTCGGCGACGGCCTGCGCGACCGGTTCGACCCGAAGCTGGAGGACCGATGA
- a CDS encoding isocitrate/isopropylmalate dehydrogenase family protein, whose product MDRQTLRLALIPGDGVGPEVVAATVPVLEAALTVQGVALDLLELDWGGERFLRDGAAMPVDAADIVRGTDAVLFGAVGRPDVPDHELVWGLIIGLRQQLDLAVNIRPVRSFPGVPTQVRDTDGVDLLIVRENTEGEYVGAGGLAHAGTGADVGIEVAVHSRPVIERAAHHAFRLARQRSGRLALVTKSNAMRHGYPLWDRTVREVAEQYDDVELEVVLVDAMAARMIQSPRSLDVLLAGNLFGDILSDLAAVLAGGMGMAPSANIRPGGDVPGIFEPVHGSAPAIAGRGVANPAACLLSGALLLEDTGHAAAAAAVRDALAAALLDPAHHTPDLGGVATTADVSAAVLEEMENLR is encoded by the coding sequence GTGGACCGCCAGACCCTGCGCCTCGCCCTCATCCCCGGTGACGGGGTCGGGCCTGAGGTCGTCGCCGCCACCGTCCCGGTGCTGGAGGCGGCGCTCACCGTGCAGGGCGTCGCTCTCGACCTGCTCGAGCTCGACTGGGGAGGCGAGCGGTTCCTGCGTGACGGCGCGGCCATGCCCGTCGACGCCGCGGACATCGTCCGTGGCACCGACGCCGTGCTGTTCGGCGCGGTGGGCCGGCCCGACGTCCCGGACCACGAGCTCGTCTGGGGACTCATCATCGGGCTGCGCCAGCAGCTCGACCTCGCGGTCAACATCCGCCCGGTCCGGTCGTTCCCCGGTGTGCCCACCCAGGTCCGCGACACCGACGGCGTCGACCTGCTCATCGTGCGCGAGAACACCGAGGGCGAGTACGTCGGTGCCGGCGGTCTCGCCCACGCGGGCACCGGCGCGGACGTCGGCATCGAGGTGGCCGTCCACTCCCGGCCCGTGATCGAGCGGGCGGCCCACCACGCCTTCCGCCTCGCCCGGCAGCGCTCGGGTCGCCTGGCGCTGGTCACCAAGTCCAACGCGATGCGCCACGGCTACCCGCTCTGGGACCGGACCGTCCGCGAGGTCGCGGAGCAGTACGACGACGTCGAGCTCGAGGTGGTCCTCGTCGACGCGATGGCCGCCCGCATGATCCAGTCGCCGCGCTCGCTCGACGTGCTGCTGGCCGGCAACCTCTTCGGCGACATCCTCTCGGACCTGGCGGCCGTGCTCGCCGGGGGCATGGGGATGGCGCCGAGCGCGAACATCCGCCCCGGCGGGGACGTGCCCGGCATCTTCGAGCCGGTCCACGGGTCCGCCCCCGCCATCGCCGGCCGCGGGGTCGCCAACCCGGCGGCCTGCCTGCTCTCCGGCGCGCTCCTCCTCGAGGACACCGGCCACGCGGCGGCCGCGGCCGCCGTGCGCGACGCCCTCGCCGCCGCGCTGCTCGACCCTGCGCACCACACGCCCGACCTCGGTGGCGTCGCCACCACGGCCGACGTCTCGGCCGCCGTCCTGGAAGAGATGGAGAACCTCCGATGA
- a CDS encoding ABC transporter substrate-binding protein: MNLRRRKAAALLATAGMLTVSACSAGSTDQDENDGGDGASAASGDLSIGLVAEPANLDFTTTDGAAIPQVLLYNVYENLVQLDQEGTVVPGLAESWETSEDGTVYTFELRDGVTFSNGEEFSAEDAKFSIEAVQNDWSVSLAAAMDIVESVEAVSPTELAVTLKRPSNDWLYRMTTRIGAMFDEKGVANLGTKPIGTGPYTLRKWNRGDSIVLERNDDYWGDAPGFSEVEFKYFADPTALNNAFLTDTIDVIGTVQTPESLGQFEGNDDYQVIEGTTNGEVLLSMNNESGPLSEQPMREAVRYALDNEALLETCWAGRGELIGSMVPPTDPWYEDLTDMFPYDVEQAESLLDEAGYDGKPLRLRVPSLPYAVACGQVVKSQLEQAGIEVDLDQLEFPAAWLQTVFTDADYDMSIISHVEPRDMGAVFGDPSYYTRYDNAEFRDLLEEADQASPEEQVTLMQDAAELLSQDAAGEFLFVLPNLMVAGADITGLPENAISESFDLTSLGRE, encoded by the coding sequence ATGAACCTCCGACGCCGGAAGGCCGCGGCACTGCTCGCCACGGCCGGGATGCTGACGGTCTCCGCCTGCTCTGCGGGCTCCACCGACCAGGACGAGAACGACGGCGGCGACGGTGCCTCGGCCGCGTCCGGGGACCTGAGCATCGGTCTGGTCGCCGAGCCCGCGAACCTCGACTTCACCACCACCGACGGCGCCGCCATCCCGCAGGTGCTGCTCTACAACGTCTACGAGAACCTGGTGCAGCTCGACCAGGAGGGCACCGTCGTCCCCGGGCTCGCGGAGTCCTGGGAGACCTCGGAGGACGGGACGGTCTACACCTTCGAGCTGCGCGACGGCGTCACGTTCTCCAACGGCGAGGAGTTCAGCGCCGAGGACGCGAAGTTCTCCATCGAGGCCGTGCAGAACGACTGGAGCGTGTCGCTGGCCGCCGCGATGGACATCGTGGAGTCCGTCGAGGCCGTCTCCCCGACCGAGCTGGCGGTCACCCTCAAGCGCCCGAGCAACGACTGGCTCTACCGGATGACCACGCGCATCGGGGCGATGTTCGACGAGAAGGGCGTGGCGAACCTGGGCACCAAGCCCATCGGCACCGGCCCCTACACGCTGCGCAAGTGGAACCGTGGGGACTCGATCGTGCTCGAGCGCAACGACGACTACTGGGGCGACGCACCGGGCTTCTCCGAGGTGGAGTTCAAGTACTTCGCCGACCCGACCGCGCTGAACAACGCCTTCCTCACCGACACCATCGACGTGATCGGCACCGTGCAGACCCCCGAGTCGCTGGGCCAGTTCGAGGGCAACGACGACTACCAGGTGATCGAGGGCACCACGAACGGCGAGGTGCTGCTCTCGATGAACAACGAGAGCGGCCCGCTGTCCGAGCAGCCGATGCGTGAGGCGGTGCGCTACGCCCTCGACAACGAGGCCCTGCTGGAGACCTGCTGGGCCGGTCGCGGCGAGCTGATCGGCAGCATGGTGCCGCCCACCGACCCCTGGTACGAGGACCTCACCGACATGTTCCCCTACGACGTCGAGCAGGCCGAGTCGCTGCTGGACGAGGCGGGCTACGACGGGAAGCCGCTGCGTCTGCGGGTGCCCTCGCTGCCCTACGCGGTCGCGTGCGGACAGGTGGTCAAGAGCCAGCTCGAGCAGGCCGGCATCGAGGTCGACCTCGACCAGCTCGAGTTCCCCGCCGCCTGGTTGCAGACGGTCTTCACCGACGCCGACTACGACATGTCGATCATCAGCCACGTGGAGCCGCGCGACATGGGTGCGGTGTTCGGGGACCCGAGCTACTACACCCGCTACGACAACGCGGAGTTCCGCGACCTGCTCGAGGAGGCCGACCAGGCCAGCCCGGAGGAGCAGGTGACGCTGATGCAGGACGCCGCCGAGCTGCTGTCGCAGGACGCGGCCGGTGAGTTCCTCTTCGTGCTGCCGAACCTGATGGTCGCCGGCGCGGACATCACCGGGCTGCCCGAGAACGCCATCTCGGAGTCCTTCGACCTCACCAGCCTCGGCAGGGAGTGA
- a CDS encoding FadR/GntR family transcriptional regulator encodes MSFQQVQTVRLSERIIEQIEAAVATGDLLPGARLPSERELVTQFGASRSTVREALRVLESNGVIRSRHGDPRGPEILPFSSDRLAKQMLMLIHVEQLNLTELVSFRMILDRSANLLAARLRTEDELAAMEQRIEQMAAAIGADDASFSEADFAFHEEVARASRNRLIQVCTEVVRGVVLSLISDRITRSDSSTELMHRSLQHHRDVLAAIRAGDGPLAARMAQNSLYGYYADYVDESERTSLLALLETDDAADALEAEPGQPR; translated from the coding sequence ATGAGCTTCCAGCAGGTCCAGACGGTCCGCCTGTCGGAACGGATCATCGAGCAGATCGAGGCGGCGGTCGCCACCGGCGACCTGCTGCCCGGGGCACGGCTGCCCAGCGAGCGCGAGCTGGTCACCCAGTTCGGCGCCAGCCGGTCCACCGTGCGCGAGGCCCTGCGGGTGCTGGAGAGCAACGGCGTGATCCGCTCGCGGCACGGCGACCCACGAGGCCCCGAGATCCTGCCCTTCTCCTCCGACCGGCTCGCGAAGCAGATGCTGATGCTGATCCACGTGGAGCAGCTCAACCTCACCGAGCTGGTGTCGTTCCGGATGATCCTGGACCGCTCGGCCAACCTGCTGGCCGCCAGGCTGCGCACCGAGGACGAGCTGGCTGCGATGGAGCAGCGCATCGAGCAGATGGCGGCGGCGATCGGGGCTGACGACGCGTCGTTCAGCGAGGCCGACTTCGCCTTCCACGAGGAGGTCGCCCGCGCCAGTCGCAACCGCCTGATCCAGGTCTGCACCGAGGTGGTGCGCGGCGTGGTGCTGTCGCTGATCTCGGACCGCATCACCCGCTCGGACAGCAGCACCGAGCTGATGCATCGTTCGTTGCAGCACCACCGCGACGTGCTCGCCGCCATCCGAGCCGGCGACGGCCCCCTGGCCGCCCGGATGGCCCAGAACTCGCTCTACGGCTACTACGCCGACTACGTCGACGAGTCCGAGCGCACGTCTCTGCTGGCACTGCTCGAGACCGACGACGCCGCCGACGCCCTCGAGGCGGAGCCCGGTCAGCCGCGGTAG
- a CDS encoding P1 family peptidase yields MSTPPVAGVRSGATNSLTDVIGFRVGHAQRMGEGWLSGTTVVLAPEGGAVGGVDVRGGGPGTRETDLLDPRNMVEAVHAVVLSGGSAFGLAAADGVMQRLYDAGVGLPIGGPGEVVPIVPAAVIFDLGRGGDFAARPGAELGAAAYDAALADGAGPVAAGGVGAGTGARAGGLKGGVGSASAVLPDGTTIAALVVANPLGSCVDPQTGELYAARFGLGAEFSALRAPDEAELLEALRRAETRTAASGQPSTLATTIGVVATDATLTKAQCAKVSGVAHDGMARAIRPVHTMFDGDTVFTLAAGGRPAPDPAAFHALLEAAGDCFTRAVGHAVLAAESVEMRDGRCRSYRDAFSTAFPPPERGHERS; encoded by the coding sequence ATGAGCACGCCACCGGTCGCCGGGGTCCGTTCCGGCGCCACGAACTCGCTGACCGACGTCATCGGCTTCCGGGTCGGCCACGCGCAGCGGATGGGTGAGGGGTGGCTCTCCGGCACCACCGTGGTGCTGGCCCCCGAGGGCGGCGCCGTCGGTGGGGTGGACGTGCGCGGCGGCGGCCCGGGCACCCGGGAGACCGATCTCCTCGACCCGCGCAACATGGTGGAGGCCGTGCACGCCGTCGTGCTCAGCGGCGGCAGCGCCTTCGGCCTCGCGGCCGCCGACGGCGTGATGCAGCGGCTGTACGACGCCGGGGTCGGGCTGCCGATCGGCGGGCCCGGCGAGGTCGTCCCGATCGTGCCGGCCGCGGTGATCTTCGACCTCGGGCGGGGCGGCGACTTCGCCGCGCGCCCGGGAGCCGAGCTGGGGGCCGCCGCCTACGACGCCGCGCTCGCCGACGGTGCCGGACCGGTGGCCGCGGGGGGCGTGGGCGCCGGGACGGGAGCCCGCGCCGGCGGGCTCAAGGGCGGGGTCGGCTCGGCGAGCGCCGTCCTGCCCGACGGCACCACCATCGCCGCGCTCGTGGTCGCCAACCCGCTGGGCTCGTGCGTCGATCCGCAGACCGGCGAGCTCTACGCCGCCCGCTTCGGGCTGGGTGCGGAGTTCTCCGCGCTGCGGGCGCCGGACGAGGCCGAGCTCCTGGAGGCCCTGCGCCGCGCCGAGACGCGGACCGCGGCGAGTGGGCAGCCGTCGACGCTGGCCACCACCATCGGCGTCGTCGCCACCGACGCCACGCTGACCAAGGCGCAGTGCGCCAAGGTCTCCGGGGTCGCGCACGACGGGATGGCCCGGGCCATCCGCCCGGTGCACACGATGTTCGACGGCGACACCGTCTTCACCCTCGCCGCCGGGGGCCGCCCGGCCCCCGACCCGGCCGCCTTCCACGCGCTGCTCGAGGCCGCCGGGGACTGCTTCACCCGCGCCGTCGGCCACGCCGTCCTCGCCGCGGAGTCGGTGGAGATGCGCGACGGGCGCTGCCGCTCCTACCGCGACGCCTTCAGCACGGCCTTCCCCCCGCCCGAGCGCGGCCACGAGAGGAGCTGA
- a CDS encoding ABC transporter ATP-binding protein: MTSAPPTAPAIGRPAREDDVLVVRDLAVGVHGRDLVEDVSFTIRRRERVGLIGESGSGKSLTALTLMGLLPEGLEPSGSVRLAGRDTDLVGASEKQLSRVRGCDIGMVFQEPMTALNPTMRVGDQVAEAMLVHGTRSGRRAAREASVALLADVGLPDPAGTARAYPHQLSGGQRQRVVLAIALANDPALLICDEPTTALDVTVQALVLDLIVRGVQERQSAMLFITHDLAVVATVCERVLVMYGGRVVEAGPVQEVFTRPRHRYTQGLVAASDLSMTGEGRLPTIPGSVPPAGQFPAGCVFRNRCSHASDLCATRPSWTATGEHGHACFHPADAAPADATVEEAR; this comes from the coding sequence ATGACGAGCGCTCCCCCCACCGCCCCCGCGATCGGGCGCCCCGCCAGGGAGGACGACGTCCTCGTCGTGCGCGACCTCGCGGTCGGGGTGCACGGGCGTGACCTGGTCGAGGACGTCAGCTTCACGATCCGCCGTCGCGAGCGCGTCGGGCTGATCGGGGAGTCCGGCTCCGGGAAGTCGCTGACGGCGCTCACCCTGATGGGGCTGCTGCCCGAGGGCCTCGAGCCGAGCGGGTCGGTGCGGTTGGCGGGCCGCGACACCGATCTCGTCGGCGCCAGCGAGAAGCAGCTCTCGCGGGTGCGCGGCTGCGACATCGGCATGGTCTTCCAGGAGCCGATGACCGCGCTGAACCCGACGATGCGCGTCGGTGACCAGGTCGCCGAGGCGATGCTGGTGCACGGGACCCGCTCCGGGCGCCGGGCGGCGAGGGAGGCGTCGGTCGCGCTGCTGGCAGACGTCGGGCTGCCCGACCCGGCCGGCACGGCGCGCGCGTACCCCCACCAGCTCTCCGGCGGGCAGCGGCAGCGCGTCGTGCTCGCGATCGCGCTGGCCAACGACCCGGCGCTGCTGATCTGCGACGAACCCACCACGGCGCTCGACGTGACCGTGCAGGCGCTGGTGCTCGACCTCATCGTCCGCGGCGTGCAGGAGCGGCAGTCGGCGATGCTCTTCATCACCCACGACCTCGCGGTCGTCGCCACCGTGTGCGAGCGCGTGCTGGTGATGTACGGCGGTCGGGTGGTCGAGGCCGGTCCGGTGCAGGAGGTCTTCACCCGCCCCCGCCACCGCTACACGCAGGGGCTCGTCGCCGCCTCCGACCTGTCGATGACCGGCGAGGGACGCCTGCCGACGATCCCCGGGTCGGTGCCGCCGGCCGGCCAGTTCCCCGCGGGCTGCGTCTTCCGCAACCGGTGCTCGCACGCGAGCGACCTGTGCGCGACCCGGCCGAGCTGGACGGCGACCGGGGAGCACGGCCACGCGTGCTTCCACCCGGCGGACGCCGCGCCCGCCGACGCAACGGTGGAGGAGGCGCGATGA
- a CDS encoding ABC transporter permease, translating to MVLRILQRTAILLASLAASSILVFAFMAVLPGDPARVALGVNASEEAVQGLRSQFGLDRSLVVQYLDWVRGLVTFDLGTSYVTRAPIGELIADRLLVTVWLVVCAMLLALVVALPMGTLMAVRHGRLSGVVLTAFSQLGIAVPAFLAGILLVAVFAVKLSWLPANGWTAPADDPVMFLRQLVLPVLSLGLVQAAVVARYVRSSILDVLREDYLRTARAKGLRPMKALVRHGLRNSAIPVVTVLGLQLATLLIGAVVIERVFVIPGLGSLLLDSVSNRDLLMVQDVVMILVVAVLVVNFFVDLLYLVIDPRLRTGAR from the coding sequence ATGGTCCTCCGCATCCTGCAACGCACCGCGATCCTCCTGGCCAGCCTCGCGGCCAGCTCGATCCTGGTGTTCGCCTTCATGGCGGTGCTGCCGGGGGACCCGGCCCGGGTGGCCCTGGGCGTCAACGCCTCGGAGGAGGCGGTGCAGGGGCTGCGCTCCCAGTTCGGGCTCGACCGGTCGCTGGTCGTGCAGTACCTCGACTGGGTGCGGGGGCTGGTGACCTTCGACCTCGGCACCTCCTACGTCACGCGGGCCCCGATCGGGGAGCTGATCGCCGACCGGCTGCTGGTGACCGTGTGGCTGGTGGTCTGCGCGATGCTGCTGGCGCTGGTGGTGGCGCTTCCGATGGGCACCCTGATGGCCGTGCGGCACGGGCGGTTGTCCGGCGTGGTGCTCACCGCGTTCTCCCAGCTCGGCATCGCCGTCCCGGCGTTCCTCGCGGGCATCCTGCTGGTGGCGGTCTTCGCCGTGAAGCTCAGCTGGTTGCCGGCCAACGGCTGGACGGCGCCGGCCGACGACCCCGTGATGTTCCTGCGCCAGCTCGTGCTGCCGGTCCTGTCCCTGGGCCTCGTGCAGGCCGCCGTCGTGGCCCGCTACGTGCGCAGCTCGATCCTCGACGTGCTGCGCGAGGACTACCTGCGCACCGCCCGGGCCAAGGGGTTGCGCCCGATGAAGGCGCTGGTGCGCCACGGGCTGCGCAACTCCGCGATCCCCGTCGTCACCGTCCTCGGGCTGCAGCTCGCCACGCTGCTGATCGGGGCGGTGGTCATCGAGCGGGTCTTCGTGATCCCGGGCCTGGGCAGCCTGCTGCTCGACTCGGTCTCCAACCGGGACCTGCTGATGGTCCAGGACGTCGTGATGATCCTGGTGGTGGCCGTGCTGGTCGTGAACTTCTTCGTCGACCTGCTCTACCTGGTCATCGACCCCCGACTGCGGACGGGGGCGCGATGA
- a CDS encoding ATP-binding cassette domain-containing protein has protein sequence MTGTSTTPALSLRDVTRDYPRPRRSLLHASPPVRALRGVSFDVAPGERFGIVGESGCGKSTLLRILSGLDRPTTGTVSVEGREISGLRERKLGFLRERLQLVFQDPMGSLDPRMRVGEIIAEPLVAQGQGSGAERRDRVAELLRAVGLRADAARRYPHQFSGGQRQRISIARALASGPGILVADEPVSALDVSVRAQVLNLIADLVDELALTLVFVSHDLSVVRHVCDRVAVMSDGEIVEVGPTEQVYNDPQHPYTKALIAAVPTLRKALAGATTSDLVVDEVRALGAEHEEGPS, from the coding sequence ATGACCGGCACGAGCACCACCCCTGCCCTCAGCCTGCGCGACGTCACCCGCGACTACCCGAGGCCGCGTCGCTCGCTGCTGCACGCGAGCCCACCCGTGCGCGCCCTGCGCGGGGTGAGCTTCGACGTGGCGCCGGGCGAGCGCTTCGGGATCGTCGGTGAGTCCGGGTGCGGCAAGTCGACGCTGCTGCGGATCCTCTCCGGGCTCGACCGGCCCACCACCGGGACGGTGAGCGTGGAGGGCCGGGAGATCTCCGGGCTGCGCGAGCGCAAGCTCGGCTTCCTCCGCGAGCGCCTGCAGCTGGTCTTCCAGGACCCGATGGGCTCGCTCGACCCCCGCATGCGGGTCGGCGAGATCATCGCCGAGCCGCTCGTGGCGCAGGGCCAGGGCAGCGGAGCCGAGCGCCGCGACCGGGTCGCCGAGCTGCTCCGGGCCGTGGGCCTGCGCGCGGACGCCGCCCGGCGCTACCCCCACCAGTTCTCCGGCGGGCAGCGCCAGCGGATCTCGATCGCCCGGGCGCTCGCGTCCGGCCCCGGCATCCTGGTCGCCGACGAGCCCGTCAGCGCGCTCGACGTCTCGGTCCGGGCCCAGGTGCTGAACCTGATCGCCGACCTCGTCGACGAGCTCGCGCTCACCCTCGTCTTCGTCTCCCACGACCTCTCGGTCGTGCGCCACGTGTGCGACCGCGTCGCGGTGATGAGCGACGGCGAGATCGTCGAGGTGGGTCCGACCGAGCAGGTCTACAACGACCCGCAGCACCCGTACACGAAGGCGCTCATCGCGGCCGTGCCCACCTTGCGCAAGGCGCTCGCCGGCGCCACCACCAGCGACCTGGTCGTGGACGAGGTCCGCGCCCTCGGAGCCGAGCACGAAGAAGGGCCGTCATGA
- a CDS encoding amidase — protein sequence MSHDRLAWLSAAEMLAGFRAGDLSPVAVHDAVQQVIEAREPVLNAFWVRDPDESRASARASEARWSRGAPVGPLDGVPVTLKENVARAGVPMPSGTAGVVPVVPQRDAPITERTQEAGAVVLGSTVMPDWGMLSSGVSSIHGITRSPWNPEWTTGGSSSGAGAAAAGGYGPLHVGSDVGGSIRLPGSWLGLVTLKPSFGRVALDQPYLGRAAGPMTRTVADAALFMSVLSRRDDRDWTSLPPADLAWSDLAIDVRGLRVALHLDAGCGAPVDPEVTAAVRAVAESFAAAGAAVDELAPFLHQDLLDDLDQFWQVRSWNDYRRLPADRKKRVLPYIVDWVHRGADVSGARVLDCYSSIMEMQSRTVAATAPYDVTISPVAPVAAFPAEQPMPFTAPGQGMSHIGFTAPYNMSGQPAGTINCGSTRDGRPIGVQVAGPRFDDVGVLRVLAWYEQVRPVSAVPAWPHAPEGGGDR from the coding sequence ATGTCCCACGACCGACTGGCCTGGCTCTCCGCGGCCGAGATGCTTGCGGGGTTCCGTGCCGGCGACCTGTCCCCCGTGGCGGTCCACGACGCCGTCCAGCAGGTGATCGAGGCACGTGAACCGGTGCTCAACGCGTTCTGGGTGCGCGATCCCGACGAGTCGCGCGCCTCGGCGCGGGCCAGCGAGGCGCGGTGGAGCCGTGGCGCCCCCGTCGGCCCGCTCGACGGCGTCCCGGTGACTCTCAAGGAGAACGTCGCCCGCGCCGGGGTCCCGATGCCCAGCGGCACGGCGGGCGTGGTGCCGGTCGTCCCGCAGCGCGACGCGCCGATCACCGAGCGCACCCAGGAGGCCGGGGCCGTGGTGCTCGGCTCCACCGTGATGCCGGACTGGGGGATGCTCTCGTCCGGCGTCTCGAGCATCCACGGGATCACCCGGAGCCCGTGGAACCCGGAGTGGACGACCGGCGGCTCCAGCTCCGGCGCCGGGGCCGCTGCCGCCGGTGGCTACGGCCCGCTCCACGTCGGCAGCGACGTGGGTGGCTCGATCCGTCTCCCCGGGTCCTGGCTCGGGCTGGTCACCCTGAAGCCCAGCTTCGGTCGGGTGGCCCTCGACCAGCCCTACCTCGGTCGGGCGGCGGGCCCGATGACGCGCACCGTGGCGGACGCGGCCCTGTTCATGAGCGTGCTGAGCCGTCGGGACGACCGGGACTGGACGAGCCTGCCCCCCGCGGACCTCGCCTGGTCCGACCTGGCCATCGACGTCCGTGGCCTGCGCGTGGCGCTGCACCTCGACGCCGGGTGCGGCGCACCGGTCGACCCCGAGGTGACCGCGGCGGTGCGCGCCGTGGCGGAGTCGTTCGCAGCGGCGGGCGCCGCGGTCGACGAGCTGGCACCGTTCCTGCACCAGGACCTGCTGGACGACCTCGACCAGTTCTGGCAGGTGCGGTCCTGGAACGACTACCGCCGGCTGCCCGCGGACCGGAAGAAGCGGGTCCTCCCGTACATCGTCGACTGGGTGCACCGGGGCGCCGACGTGTCGGGGGCGCGGGTCCTCGACTGCTACAGCAGCATCATGGAGATGCAGTCGCGCACGGTCGCGGCCACGGCGCCGTACGACGTGACGATATCGCCGGTGGCCCCGGTCGCGGCCTTCCCTGCCGAGCAGCCGATGCCGTTCACCGCGCCGGGCCAGGGCATGTCGCACATCGGCTTCACCGCCCCGTACAACATGTCCGGGCAACCGGCAGGCACGATCAACTGCGGGTCCACCCGGGACGGCCGGCCCATCGGGGTCCAGGTCGCCGGCCCCCGCTTCGACGACGTCGGGGTGCTGCGGGTCCTGGCCTGGTACGAGCAGGTGCGACCCGTCAGCGCCGTGCCGGCGTGGCCCCACGCCCCCGAGGGCGGCGGGGACCGATGA